A single Saccharomyces paradoxus chromosome II, complete sequence DNA region contains:
- the TIP1 gene encoding putative lipase (Major cell wall mannoprotein with possible lipase activity~similar to YBR067C), protein MSVSKIAFVLSAIASLAAADTTAAQTAELQAIIGDINSHLSDYLGLETGNSGFQIPSDVLSVYQQVMTYTDDAYTTLFSELDFDAITKTIVKLPWYTTRLSSEIAAALASVSPASSAAPSSSATPSSSAAPSSSAAPSSSAAPSSSAAPSSSAAPSSSKAVSSSAAPTTSSVSTSTVETASNAGQRVNAGAASFGAVVAGAAALLL, encoded by the coding sequence atgtcTGTTTCCAAGATTGCCTTCGTTTTAAGCGCTATTGCTTCTTTGGCTGCCGCTGACACCACCGCCGCCCAAACTGCTGAATTGCAAGCTATTATCGGTGACATTAACTCTCATCTTTCTGACTACTTGGGTCTAGAAACCGGTAACAGTGGATTTCAAATCCCATCTGATGTCTTGAGTGTCTACCAACAAGTCATGACTTACACCGATGACGCTTACACTACCTTATTCAGTGAATTAGACTTCGATGCCATTACCAAGACCATTGTTAAATTGCCATGGTACACCACAAGATTGAGTTCTGAAATCGCTGCTGCTCTTGCCTCTGTTTCTCCAGCTTCTTCCGCTGCTCCATCTTCTTCCGCTACTCCATCTTCCTCTGCTGCTCCATCCTCTTCCGCTGCTCCATCTTCCTCTGCTGCTCCATCCTCTTCCGCTGCTCCATCTTCCTCTGCTGCTCCATCCTCTTCTAAGGccgtttcttcttctgccGCTCCAACCACTTCTTCTGTCAGCACTTCTACAGTTGAAACTGCTTCCAATGCTGGTCAAAGAGTCAATGCAGGCGCTGCCTCTTTCGGTGCTGTTGTTGCAGGTGCAGCTGCTTTATTGTTATAA
- the BAP2 gene encoding branched-chain amino acid permease BAP2 (High-affinity leucine permease~similar to YBR068C): MPSSEDFGSPGKKEPSPDSISIRSFSAGNNFQSSSSEKTYSDQKSSRDKLIHRFADSFKRAERCTTKTKQINENTSDLEDGVESITSDSKLKKSMKSRHVVMMSLGTGIGTGLLVANAKGLHYGGPAALVIGYILVSFVTYFMIQAAGEMAVTYPTLPANFNAYSSIFISKPFGFATVWLYCFQWLTVLPLELITASMTIQFWNDKINPDIYILIFYVFLVFIHFFGVKAYGETEFIFNCCKILMIAGFIILSVVINCGGAGDDGYIGAAYWHNPGAFAGDTSTGRFKNVCYILVTAYFSFGGMELFALSVQEQSNPRKSTPVAAKRSIYRIVVIYLLTMILIGFNVPYNDDQLMGAGGSATHASPYVLAASIHGVKIVPHIINAVILISVISVANSSLYAAPRLICSLSQQGYAPKFLDYVDREGRPLRALIICCVFGVIAFVAASSKEEIIFTWLAAIAGLSELFTWTSIMLSHLRFRQAMKVQGRSLDELGYKATTGIWGSVYGFFFNILVFVAQFWVALAPLGNGGKCDAESFFQSYLAFPIWLAFYLGYMVYNRDFTLLNPLDKIDLDFHRRVYDPELMRQEDEENKEKLRNMSLRRKAYHFWC; encoded by the coding sequence ATGCCATCTTCAGAAGATTTTGGATCTCCTGGTAAGAAGGAACCTTCTCCTGATTCCATATCGATACGTTCCTTTAGCGCTGGGAATAACTTCCAATCATCATCAAGTGAAAAAACTTACTCTGACCAAAAGTCCAGCCGTGACAAACTTATACATAGGTTTGCGGACTCATTCAAAAGAGCAGAACGTTGCACTACAAAAACTAAgcaaataaatgaaaatacgTCTGATTTAGAGGATGGCGTTGAATCAATCACGTCGGACTCCAAGTTGAAAAAGTCCATGAAATCGCGTCATGTGGTTATGATGTCTCTAGGGACAGGTATTGGTACGGGTCTGTTGGTGGCTAATGCAAAAGGTCTTCATTACGGTGGTCCCGCTGCGCTAGTAATTGGTTACATCTTGGTTTCTTTTGTGACTTACTTCATGATCCAAGCCGCTGGTGAAATGGCTGTCACCTATCCCACCTTACCAGCAAATTTCAACGCATACTCCTCTATATTCATTTCCAAACCATTTGGATTCGCCACCGTATGGCTTTACTGTTTCCAATGGCTAACCGTTTTGCCTTTAGAGTTAATAACTGCGTCCATGACTATTCAATTCTGgaatgataaaataaaccctgatatttatattcttattttctaCGTTTTCTTAGTATTCATTCATTTCTTTGGTGTAAAAGCCTACGGTGAAACGGAATTCATATTCAATTGCTGTAAAATTTTAATGATAGCAGGTTTCATCATTCTTTCTGTTGTTATCAACTGTGGTGGCGCAGGAGATGATGGTTATATTGGGGCCGCTTATTGGCATAATCCAGGTGCATTTGCAGGTGACACATCGACCGGCAGGTTTAAAAACGTGTGCTATATTTTAGTTACTGCTTACTTCTCTTTTGGTGGTATGGAATTATTTGCATTGAGTGTTCAAGAACAGTCAAACCCTAGAAAATCTACTCCCGTGGCAGCTAAGAGAAGCATATATCGTATCGTTGTCATCTATCTTTTGACTATGATTCTGATTGGGTTTAACGTTCCATACAATGATGACCAATTAATGGGTGCAGGTGGATCTGCTACACATGCATCTCCCTACGTCTTGGCCGCATCCATTCACGGTGTGAAAATTGTTCCACACATTATCAACGCTGttattttaatttctgTCATTTCAGTGgcaaattcttctttatatgCCGCTCCAAGATTGATCTGCTCTTTGTCACAACAAGGCTACGCACCCAAATTTTTAGATTACGTTGACAGAGAGGGTAGGCCCTTGAGAGCGCTTATTATATGTTGCGTTTTCGGTGTCATTGCATTTGTTGCTGCTTCATCAAAGGAGGAGATCATATTTACATGGTTAGCAGCTATTGCAGGCTTAAGTGAATTATTCACATGGACTTCCATCATGCTGTCTCATTTGCGTTTCAGACAAGCAATGAAGGTACAGGGAAGGTCTCTAGACGAGTTGGGATACAAAGCCACAACGGGCATCTGGGGTTCCGTATacggtttcttttttaatattttagTTTTTGTTGCCCAATTCTGGGTGGCATTGGCCCCCTTGGGTAATGGGGGCAAATGTGATGCGGAGtccttcttccaaagttACCTAGCTTTCCCAATATGGCTGGCTTTCTACTTAGGATATATGGTTTACAATCGTGATTTTACCCTATTAAATCCCCTCGACAAGATCGATCTGGACTTTCACAGGCGTGTTTATGATCCAGAGCTAATGAGacaagaagacgaagaaaacaaagaaaaactgagGAATATGTCTTTGAGGAGGAAAGCTTATCATTTCTGGTGTTAA
- the TAT1 gene encoding amino acid transporter TAT1 (Amino acid transporter for valine, leucine, isoleucine, and tyrosine~similar to YBR069C), whose translation MVSRNDGDSFLVDEASLAPCSHSLHERRLSEKQKRDFTITEKQDEASEQPVKARRTDSKSKLQSKCKKIFDSFKRQLPPNPNSELESQEKNNLTKSIKSRHLVMISLGTGIGTGLLVGNGQVLGTAGPAGLVLGYGIASIMLYCIIQAAGELGLCYAGLTGNYTRYPSILVDPSLGFAVSVVYTIQWLTVLPLQLVTAAMTVKYWTSVNADIFVAVVFVFVIIINLFGSRGYAEAEFIFNTCKILMVIGFVILAIIINCGGAGDRRYIGTEYWHNPGPFAHGFKGVCTVFCYAAFSYGGIEVLLLSAAEQENPTKSIPNACKKVVYRIVLIYMLTTILVCFLVPYNSDELLGSSDSSGSHASPFVIAVASHGVKVVPHFINAVILISVISVANSSLYSGPRLLLSLAEQGVLPKCLAYVDRSGRPLLCFFVSVAFGCIGFVATSDAEEQVFTWLLAISSLSQLFIWMSMSLSHIRFRDAMAKQGRSMKEVGYKAQTGYWGSWLAVLIAVFFLVCQFWVAIAPVNEHGKLNAKVFFQNYLAMPIVLFAYFGHKIYSKSWSFWIPAEKIDLNSHRNIFVPSRLTEINKVDDDDELKEYENSESSVNPNSSRSRMFFKKMVNFWC comes from the coding sequence ATGGTGTCAAGGAACGATGGTGACAGTTTTCTTGTTGACGAGGCTAGTCTAGCACCATGTTCACATAGTTTGCATGAAAGAAGACTCAgtgaaaaacaaaagagagACTTTACAATAACAGAAAAGCAAGATGAGGCATCTGAACAACCAGTCAAGGCTCGAAGGACAGATAGTAAATCCAAACTACAGagcaaatgcaaaaaaatctttgacTCTTTCAAAAGACAGCTGCCACCAAACCCGAATTCCGAACTAGAGtcccaagaaaaaaacaacttAACTAAGTCAATCAAATCACGTCACTTGGTCATGATCAGCCTCGGTACCGGTATAGGTACTGGGTTACTGGTCGGCAATGGTCAGGTTCTGGGTACAGCTGGCCCTGCCGGATTGGTCCTTGGTTACGGTATAGCGTCGATCATGCTTTATTGTATCATCCAAGCGGCCGGTGAGTTAGGTCTCTGTTATGCAGGATTAACCGGTAATTATACTAGATATCCTTCTATTTTGGTCGACCCTTCGTTAGGGTTTGCAGTTTCTGTGGTTTACACCATTCAATGGCTAACTGTTCTGCCCTTACAATTGGTCACAGCGGCGATGACAGTCAAATACTGGACGAGCGTAAATGCAGACATctttgttgctgttgtttttgtttttgtaaTTATCATCAACCTCTTTGGGTCCAGAGGCTACGCTGAAGCCgaattcattttcaatacCTGTAAAATATTGATGGTAATCGGATTTGTAATTCTGGCCATTATCATCAATTGTGGTGGTGCGGGTGATAGAAGGTACATTGGTACTGAATACTGGCATAATCCTGGTCCATTTGCCCATGGTTTTAAAGGCGTATGTACCGTTTTCTGTTATGCTGCGTTCAGCTATGGTGGTATTGAAGTTCTACTTCTATCTGCCGCCGAGCAAGAAAATCCAACGAAATCTATTCCAAATGCCTGTAAAAAAGTTGTATACCGTATTGTACTGATTTACATGCTAACCACCATTTTAGTTTGCTTTCTTGTTCCATACAACAGTGACGAATTATTAGGCTCTAGTGACTCCTCTGGATCCCATGCATCCCCATTTGTCATTGCTGTTGCATCACATGGTGTTAAAGTCGTGCCTCACTTTATAAATGCTgttattttgatttctgTCATTTCTGTTGCTAACTCTTCGTTATATTCTGGACCAAGATTGTTATTGTCATTAGCAGAACAAGGCGTCTTACCTAAATGTTTAGCATATGTTGATAGAAGCGGACGGCCGTTgctttgtttttttgtttcagtTGCCTTCGGGTGCATTGGGTTTGTGGCTACTAGCGACGCTGAAGAACAGGTTTTCACTTGGCTATTGGCCATTTCTAGTCTTTCCCAATTGTTTATCTGGATGTCAATGTCTCTGTCACATATTAGATTTAGAGATGCCATGGCAAAGCAAGGCCGTTCCATGAAGGAAGTTGGATACAAGGCACAAACTGGCTATTGGGGTTCATGGCTTGCAGTTCTAATTGCAGTATTCTTCCTAGTTTGCCAATTCTGGGTAGCCATCGCACCAGTTAATGAACACGGAAAATTGAATGCcaaagtattttttcaaaattatttggCGATGCCCATCGTTTTGTTTGCCTATTTTGGCCACAAGATATACTCCAAATCGTGGAGCTTTTGGATTCCAGCCGAAAAAATCGATTTAAACTCACATAGAAACATATTTGTCCCATCAAGGCTCACAGAGATTAATAAAGTCGACGACGATGACGAGCTTAAAGAGTATGAAAATTCAGAATCGTCGGTAAATCCAAACAGCTCGCGTTCAAGAatgtttttcaagaaaatggTAAACTTCTGGTGTTAA
- the ALG14 gene encoding N-acetylglucosaminyldiphosphodolichol N-acetylglucosaminyltransferase anchoring subunit ALG14 (Component of UDP-GlcNAc transferase~similar to YBR070C) encodes MNTAYLASLVLIVMTAYVIRLVTILPFFHTQTSLKKDTKDEASILRIQKPSKKPLRIFVFLGSGGHTGEMIRLLENYKDLLLNESIVYLGYSDEASRQRFASFIKKFSRCKVQYSGFMKAREVKATFLQSVKTIVGTLVQSFVHVVRIRFAMCGSPHLFLLNGPGTCCIISFWLKIIELVVPLLGSSHIVYVESLARINTPSLTGKILYWVVDEFIVQWQELRDNCLPRSKWFGILV; translated from the coding sequence ATGAACACGGCCTACTTGGCGTCATTGGTGCTCATTGTAATGACTGCGTATGTCATTAGGTTGGTAACGATTCTGCCTTTTTTCCACACCCAAACAAGTTTAAAGAAGGATACGAAAGATGAGGCTAGCATACTGAGGATACAGAAACCGTCAAAGAAACCACTCAGGAtctttgtatttttagGATCGGGGGGCCATACTGGTGAAATGATTCGTCTTCTAGAAAATTATAAGGATCTTTTGTTAAATGAGTCGATCGTATACTTGGGTTACTCTGATGAGGCTTCCAGGCAAAGATTCGCCAgctttataaaaaaattcagtcGTTGCAAAGTGCAGTACTCTGGATTCATGAAAGCTAGGGAAGTTAAAGCAACTTTTCTACAAAGTGTAAAGACCATCGTAGGAACGTTGGTGCAATCTTTTGTGCACGTGGTTAGAATCAGATTTGCCATGTGTGGTTCCCCTCACCTCTTCTTGTTAAATGGGCCCGGAACATGCTGTATAATATCCTTTTGGTTAAAGATCATAGAACTGGTTGTGCCCCTCTTGGGTTCCTCCCATATAGTCTACGTGGAATCGTTAGCAAGGATCAATACTCCTAGTCTGACGGggaaaatattatattggGTAGTGGATGAATTCATTGTCCAGTGGCAAGAATTAAGAGATAATTGTTTACCGAGATCCAAATGGTTCGGTATCCTTGTTTAA
- a CDS encoding uncharacterized protein (similar to YBR071W): MLRRSKNSSTNADTKKRQSMHLGSKSSLISLSSEFSHGHSKTKQKKEESIPPSSFLSVTHKKKTSTQSKLKRSSLLLDETLLKDYHSAMRHMQTNAAKEEKLRMASSPTQSTRSESDASLSSSKSSISSIFSQDKDYSIHDLLYEDIEEMDKTTDAFKVNNTIAIDDSKALFVFCSNESPSKAASIETLHELNLDTLDMGSSRRTSLDFF; encoded by the coding sequence atgctaAGACGCTCTAAGAATTCCAGCACGAACGCAgataccaaaaaaagacagTCCATGCACTTAGGATCCAAAAGTTCGTTGATCTCGCTGTCAAGCGAATTTAGTCATGGTCACTCCAAGACGAAGCAGAAAAAGGAGGAGAGCATACCTCCTTCTTCATTCCTATCCGTTAcgcataaaaaaaagacatcTACTCAGTCAAAGCTAAAAAGGAGCAGTTTGTTACTTGATGAAACACTGCTCAAAGACTACCACTCAGCCATGAGACACATGCAGACAAATGCTGCgaaggaagaaaagctGCGGATGGCTTCATCTCCAACACAGTCAACGAGGAGCGAATCAGACGCCAGTCTTTCCTCTAGTAAGAGCTCGATCTCTTCTATCTTCTCTCAGGATAAGGACTACTCGATTCACGATTTGTTGTAcgaagatattgaagagATGGACAAAACAACAGATGCTTTCAAAGTAAATAACACAATAGCAATCGATGATTCTAAAGCTCTCTTTGTATTCTGTTCAAACGAGTCCCCTTCAAAGGCGGCGTCTATTGAAACACTGCACGAACTAAATTTGGACACTCTAGATATGGGTTCCAGTAGAAGGACATCGTTGgactttttttga
- the HSP26 gene encoding chaperone protein HSP26 (Small heat shock protein (sHSP) with chaperone activity~similar to YBR072W), whose product MSFNSPFFDFFDNINSEVDAFNRLLGEGGLRGYAPRRQVANAPAKDSTGKEVARPNNYAGALYDPRDEALDDWFDNDLSLFPSGFGFSRNVAVPVDILDHDKNYELKVVVPGVKSKKDIDIEYHQNKNQILVSGEIPSTLNEESKDKVKVKESSSGKFKRVITLPDYPGVDADNIKADYASGVLTLTVPKLKPQKDGKNHVKKIEVSSQESWGN is encoded by the coding sequence ATGTCATTTAACAgtccattttttgatttctttgaCAACATCAACAGCGAAGTTGATGCTTTTAACAGATTGCTAGGTGAGGGCGGCTTGAGAGGTTACGCACCAAGACGTCAAGTAGCAAACGCCCCTGCCAAGGATTCTACTGGTAAGGAAGTTGCTAGACCAAATAATTATGCTGGCGCTCTTTACGATCCTAGAGATGAAGCCTTAGATGATTGGTTTGACAACGACTTGTCCTTGTTCCCATCCGGATTTGGTTTCTCTAGAAATGTCGCAGTTCCAGTTGATATTTTGGACCATGACAAGAACTACGAGTTGAAGGTGGTGGTTCCTGGTGTCAAAAGCAAGAAggatattgatattgaatACCATCAAAACAAGAACCAAATTTTGGTTTCCGGTGAAATCCCATCTACCTTGAACGAAGAGAGTAAAGATAAAGTTAAGGTTAAGGAGAGCAGCTCCGGTAAGTTCAAGAGAGTTATCACTTTACCAGACTATCCAGGTGTGGATGCAGACAACATCAAAGCGGACTACGCAAGCGGTGTTTTGACTTTAACAGTGCCAAAGTTGAAGCCTCAGAAGGATGGTAAGAACCACGTTAAGAAGATTGAAGTTTCTTCTCAAGAATCATGGGGTAATTGA
- the RDH54 gene encoding DNA-dependent ATPase RDH54 (DNA-dependent ATPase~similar to YBR073W) produces the protein MQIPKYENKPFRPPRRIGSSKNAELKSTTSTVTTAPIPKAEVTTNLKRNISAGTPLNVAKKPNNLASNEAIRYFTIMYRKPTTKKHKTWSGDGYATLKVNSSKLGFYNEAGKLLGSSTLPSDSASLFETLFKAGSNEVQLDYELKESTEINSAKKALSQAVGNTSSITTSATVTVPSTKNDGGKYQMPLSQLFTLNTVKKFKSVTKQPSEHMTTLTKNNQNSQARKYYPVFDVSKIDNPLIMNKNAAAEVDVIVDPLLGKFLRPHQREGVKFMYDCVMGLARPRIENQNIDCTTKSLVLENDSDISGCLLADDMGLGKTLMSITLIWTLIRQTPFASKVPCSQSGIPLSGLCKKILIVCPVTLIGNWKREFGKWLNLSRIGILTLSSRNSPDMDKMAVRNFLKVQRTYQVLIIGYEKLLSVSEELEKNKQLIDLLVCDEGHRLKNGTSKILNTLKNLDIRKKLLLTGTPIQNDLNEFFTIIDFINPGILGSFGSFKRRFIIPITRARDTANRYNEELLEKGEEKSKEMIEITKRFILRRTNAILEKYLPPKTDIILFCKPYSQQILAFKDILQGARLDFGQLTFSSSLGLITLLKKVCNSPGLVGSDPYYKSHIKDAQSQGSYSRSLNSGKLKVLMTLLEGIRKNTEEKVVVVSNYTQTLDIIENLMNMAGMSHCRLDGSIPAKQRDSIVTSFNRNPAIFGFLLSAKSGGVGLNLVGASRLILFDNDWNPSVDLQAMSRIHRDGQKKPCFIYRLVTTGCIDEKILQRQLMKNSLSQKFLGDSEMKNKGSSNDDLFNKEDLKDLFSVHTDTKSNTHDLICSCEGLGEEIEYPETNQHQNAVELKKSGIATWTSALELQKEMNEAATNEDAKKSQSIRQCLVHYKHIDPARQDELFDEVITESFSALKDNITFAFVKPSEICLKEQ, from the coding sequence ATGCAGATACCGAAGTATGAGAATAAGCCATTCAGACCTCCCAGAAGGATCGGATCAAGTAAGAACGCAGAACTCAAATCAACCACCAGCACAGTCACAACTGCTCCTATACCTAAGGCAGAAGTTACTACCAacctgaaaagaaatatctCTGCAGGCACTCCTCTCAATGTTGCTAAAAAGCCGAATAATCTAGCCTCAAACGAAGCCATTAGGTATTTTACTATCATGTACAGGAAGCCTACCACTAAAAAGCACAAGACTTGGAGTGGTGATGGCTACGCCACCTTGAAAGTTAATAGTAGTAAACTGGGTTTTTATAATGAAGCAGGGAAGCTTCTTGGGTCAAGTACGCTACCGAGTGATTCAGcttctctttttgaaactcTTTTCAAAGCGGGCTCCAATGAAGTACAGTTAGATTACGAATTGAAGGAAAGCACAGAGATAAATAGTGCCAAAAAAGCCTTATCACAGGCGGTAGGAAATACCAGCTCAATTACCACCAGCGCAACAGTAACAGTGCCCTCTACAAAGAACGACGGTGGCAAATATCAAATGCCTCTGTCTCAACTATTCACGCTAAACACtgtgaaaaagtttaaatCAGTAACAAAGCAACCAAGTGAACATATGACCACACTAACTAAAAACAACCAAAATTCTCAAGccagaaaatattatcCAGTGTTTGATGTCAGCAAAATCGATAATCCTTTAataatgaacaaaaatgcAGCCGCTGAAGTTGACGTAATTGTTGATCCATTACTGGGTAAATTTTTGCGCCCCCATCAGAGGGAAGGAGTGAAGTTTATGTATGATTGCGTAATGGGTTTAGCAAGACCACGTATTGAAAACCAGAACATTGATTGTACTACTAAAAGTTTAGTGCTTGAGAACGACTCAGATATTAGCGGATGCCTGTTGGCTGATGACATGGGCTTAGGTAAAACACTAATGAGTATAACCTTGATTTGGACATTGATCAGGCAAACCCCTTTTGCATCAAAAGTTCCATGTTCACAATCAGGGATACCATTAAGCGGTctttgtaaaaaaattttaattgTTTGTCCTGTCACTTTAATAGgaaattggaaaagagaGTTTGGAAAATGGTTAAATTTGTCAAGAATAGGTATTTTGACATTGAGTTCAAGAAATTCTCCTGATATGGATAAAATGGCTGTCaggaattttttaaaagtgCAACGAACTTACCAAGTCTTGATTATTGGCTATGAAAAACTGCTAAGTGTTTCCGAAGAattagagaaaaataaacagCTGATTGACCTCCTGGTCTGTGACGAAGGGCATCGACTAAAAAATGGGACttctaaaattttaaatacgttgaagaatttagacataagaaaaaaacttctgCTTACGGGGACTCCAATACAGAATGATCTTAATGAGTTTTTTACTATTATAGATTTCATAAACCCAGGGATCCTTGGAAGTTTCGgctctttcaaaagaagatttatTATTCCTATAACTAGAGCCAGAGACACTGCAAACAGATACAACGAAGAATTGTTGGAGAAGGGGGAGGAAAAGTCAAAAGAGATGATAGAAATTACGAAAAGGTTTATTTTGAGACGAACGAATGCAATTTTAGAGAAGTACCTTCCTCCAAAGACAGATATAATTTTATTCTGTAAACCGTACAGCCAACAGATATTGGCcttcaaagatattttgcaGGGTGCGCGTTTGGATTTTGGACAACTGACGTTTAGTTCTTCACTAGGACTAATAACTTTACTGAAAAAGGTTTGTAATTCTCCTGGATTGGTAGGTTCAGATCCATATTACAAATCACATATAAAGGATGCCCAATCTCAGGGCAGCTACAGTCGTTCCTTGAACTCTGGTAAATTAAAGGTATTAATGACATTACTTGAAGGGATTAGAAAGAATACCGAAGAAAAGGTTGTTGTGGTGTCTAACTATACCCAGACATTGGAtataattgaaaatttgatgaatatGGCTGGAATGTCACACTGCAGACTTGATGGATCTATACCTGCTAAACAAAGAGACTCTATTGTCACATCTTTCAACAGGAATCCGGCTATATTTGGATTCTTGTTGAGTGCAAAATCGGGAGGTGTGGGGTTAAACTTAGTCGGCGCTTCGCGGCTTATTTTATTTGATAATGACTGGAACCCTTCGGTAGATTTGCAAGCGATGTCAAGGATTCATAGAGATGGCCAAAAAAAGCCATGCTTTATATATAGACTCGTAACAACTGGGTGTAtcgatgaaaaaatattacagAGGcaattaatgaagaatagTTTGAGTCAAAAATTCTTAGGTGACtcagaaatgaaaaataaagggtcttcaaatgatgatcttttcaacaaagaGGACTTGAAGGATTTGTTTTCTGTCCATACAGACACCAAGAGTAACACTCATGACTTGATTTGTTCGTGCGAGGGTTTAGGGGAGGAAATTGAGTACCCTGAAACAAATCAACATCAGAACGCTGTAGAACTGAAAAAGTCTGGAATTGCGACATGGACTAGTGCTCTGGAGTTACAAAAGGAAATGAATGAAGCGGCCACCAACGAAGATGCTAAAAAGTCACAGTCCATCAGGCAATGCCTTGTTCATTATAAGCATATCGATCCAGCAAGACAAGATGAATTATTTGATGAAGTTATCACGGAATCCTTCTCCGCGTTGAAAGATAATATCACTTTTGCATTTGTGAAGCCCAGCGAGATATGTCTTAAAGAACAATGA